Proteins from one Rosa chinensis cultivar Old Blush chromosome 7, RchiOBHm-V2, whole genome shotgun sequence genomic window:
- the LOC112176281 gene encoding RING-H2 finger protein ATL79 — translation MRPPPRILLEAAVAVAEFSGTVHFSPPPLSTSPPPTPAPCVAHACRWWPYSGSKEFEANAAMVLIILLSALICALGLNAAIRCFLRGTHLVEEQLDRRSSSNPTQTHHELARVQLKTNAAAAPCFDGGPTLVYSPEMKAELAGAAAECAICLSEFVDGEGIRVLERCKHGFHAHCIQAWLSSHSSCPTCRRTCLPPSPPHPHPHPPPPQSTDVEDQPPLTEIIAP, via the coding sequence ATGAGACCACCACCGAGAATACTACTAGAAGCGGCAGTAGCAGTAGCCGAGTTCAGCGGCACAGTCCACTTCTCTCCACCACCACTCTCCACCTCGCCACCTCCGACGCCAGCGCCATGCGTGGCTCACGCCTGCCGCTGGTGGCCCTACTCCGGCTCTAAAGAGTTCGAGGCCAACGCAGCCATGGTCCTCATCATCCTCCTCTCGGCTCTCATCTGCGCCCTCGGCCTCAACGCCGCCATCCGCTGCTTCCTCCGCGGCACTCACCTAGTGGAGGAGCAGCTCGACCGCCGCAGCAGCAGCAACCCTACCCAGACGCATCACGAGTTGGCTCGCGTGCAGCTCAAGACCAATGCGGCAGCGGCTCCCTGCTTTGATGGGGGACCCACGCTGGTGTACTCGCCGGAGATGAAGGCGGAGCTGGCGGGGGCAGCGGCGGAGTGCGCCATTTGCTTGTCGGAGTTCGTGGATGGGGAGGGGATAAGGGTGTTGGAGAGGTGTAAGCATGGGTTCCACGCGCACTGTATACAGGCCTGGCTGTCTTCTCACTCTTCTTGTCCAACGTGCCGTCGCACGtgcctccctccctcccctcctcatcctcatcctcatcctccgCCGCCGCAATCCACCGACGTGGAGGACCAACCGCCCTTGACGGAAATTATTGCTCCGTGA